One region of Nycticebus coucang isolate mNycCou1 chromosome 10, mNycCou1.pri, whole genome shotgun sequence genomic DNA includes:
- the EFNA3 gene encoding ephrin-A3 isoform X2, with product MAAAPLLLLLLLVPVPLLPLLAQGPGGALGNRHAVYWNSSNQHLRREGYTVQVNVNDYLDIYCPHYNGSGVGPGAEQYVLYMVSRGGYRTCNASGGFKRWECNRPHSPHSPIKFSEKFQRYSAFSLGYEFHAGHEYYYISAPAHGPHRQCLRMKVFVCCASTPHSGEQPVPTLPQLTMGPHVKINVLDFEGENPQVPKLEKSISGTSPKREHLPLAVGIAFFLMTLLTS from the exons ATGGCGGCGGctccgctgctgctgctgctgctgctcgtGCCCGTGCCGCTGCTGCCGCTGCTGGCCCAGGGGCCTGGGGGAGCGCTGGGAAACCGACATGCGGTATACTGGAACAGCTCCAACCAGCA CCTGCGGCGAGAGGGCTACACCGTGCAGGTGAACGTGAACGACTATCTGGACATTTACTGCCCGCACTACAACGGCTCCGGGGTGGGCCCCGGCGCGGAGCAATACGTGCTGTACATGGTCAGCCGCGGGGGCTACCGCACCTGCAATGCCAGCGGGGGCTTCAAGCGCTGGGAGTGCAACCGGCCGCACTCCCCGCACAGCCCCATCAAGTTCTCGGAGAAGTTCCAGCGCTACAGCGCCTTCTCGCTGGGCTACGAGTTCCATGCCGGCCACGAGTACTACTACATCT CCGCGCCCGCACACGGACCGCACCGGCAGTGTCTGCGGATGAAGGTGTTCGTGTGCTGCGCCTCCA CACCGCACTCCGGGGAGCAGCCGGTCCCCACCCTCCCCCAGCTCACCATGGGCCCCCACGTGAAGATCAACGTGTTGG ACTTTGAGGGCGAGAACCCCCAGGTGCCCAAGCTTGAGAAGAGCATCAGCGGGACGAGCCCCAAACGAGAACACCTGCCCCTGGCCGTGGGCATTGCCTTCTTCCTCATGACGCTCCTGACCTCCTAG
- the EFNA3 gene encoding ephrin-A3 isoform X1: MAAAPLLLLLLLVPVPLLPLLAQGPGGALGNRHAVYWNSSNQHLRREGYTVQVNVNDYLDIYCPHYNGSGVGPGAEQYVLYMVSRGGYRTCNASGGFKRWECNRPHSPHSPIKFSEKFQRYSAFSLGYEFHAGHEYYYISAPAHGPHRQCLRMKVFVCCASTPHSGEQPVPTLPQLTMGPHVKINVLEDFEGENPQVPKLEKSISGTSPKREHLPLAVGIAFFLMTLLTS; the protein is encoded by the exons ATGGCGGCGGctccgctgctgctgctgctgctgctcgtGCCCGTGCCGCTGCTGCCGCTGCTGGCCCAGGGGCCTGGGGGAGCGCTGGGAAACCGACATGCGGTATACTGGAACAGCTCCAACCAGCA CCTGCGGCGAGAGGGCTACACCGTGCAGGTGAACGTGAACGACTATCTGGACATTTACTGCCCGCACTACAACGGCTCCGGGGTGGGCCCCGGCGCGGAGCAATACGTGCTGTACATGGTCAGCCGCGGGGGCTACCGCACCTGCAATGCCAGCGGGGGCTTCAAGCGCTGGGAGTGCAACCGGCCGCACTCCCCGCACAGCCCCATCAAGTTCTCGGAGAAGTTCCAGCGCTACAGCGCCTTCTCGCTGGGCTACGAGTTCCATGCCGGCCACGAGTACTACTACATCT CCGCGCCCGCACACGGACCGCACCGGCAGTGTCTGCGGATGAAGGTGTTCGTGTGCTGCGCCTCCA CACCGCACTCCGGGGAGCAGCCGGTCCCCACCCTCCCCCAGCTCACCATGGGCCCCCACGTGAAGATCAACGTGTTGG AAGACTTTGAGGGCGAGAACCCCCAGGTGCCCAAGCTTGAGAAGAGCATCAGCGGGACGAGCCCCAAACGAGAACACCTGCCCCTGGCCGTGGGCATTGCCTTCTTCCTCATGACGCTCCTGACCTCCTAG
- the EFNA3 gene encoding ephrin-A3 isoform X3 has protein sequence MAAAPLLLLLLLVPVPLLPLLAQGPGGALGNRHAVYWNSSNQHLRREGYTVQVNVNDYLDIYCPHYNGSGVGPGAEQYVLYMVSRGGYRTCNASGGFKRWECNRPHSPHSPIKFSEKFQRYSAFSLGYEFHAGHEYYYISAPAHGPHRQCLRMKVFVCCASKDFEGENPQVPKLEKSISGTSPKREHLPLAVGIAFFLMTLLTS, from the exons ATGGCGGCGGctccgctgctgctgctgctgctgctcgtGCCCGTGCCGCTGCTGCCGCTGCTGGCCCAGGGGCCTGGGGGAGCGCTGGGAAACCGACATGCGGTATACTGGAACAGCTCCAACCAGCA CCTGCGGCGAGAGGGCTACACCGTGCAGGTGAACGTGAACGACTATCTGGACATTTACTGCCCGCACTACAACGGCTCCGGGGTGGGCCCCGGCGCGGAGCAATACGTGCTGTACATGGTCAGCCGCGGGGGCTACCGCACCTGCAATGCCAGCGGGGGCTTCAAGCGCTGGGAGTGCAACCGGCCGCACTCCCCGCACAGCCCCATCAAGTTCTCGGAGAAGTTCCAGCGCTACAGCGCCTTCTCGCTGGGCTACGAGTTCCATGCCGGCCACGAGTACTACTACATCT CCGCGCCCGCACACGGACCGCACCGGCAGTGTCTGCGGATGAAGGTGTTCGTGTGCTGCGCCTCCA AAGACTTTGAGGGCGAGAACCCCCAGGTGCCCAAGCTTGAGAAGAGCATCAGCGGGACGAGCCCCAAACGAGAACACCTGCCCCTGGCCGTGGGCATTGCCTTCTTCCTCATGACGCTCCTGACCTCCTAG